In Pseudobacter ginsenosidimutans, the following are encoded in one genomic region:
- the rplF gene encoding 50S ribosomal protein L6 has protein sequence MSRIGKQPVTLPAGVTATLGKDNVLTVKGPKGELKQAIDRDITVEVKDGEVNFARPTDQIRHRAMHGLYRALVANLVKGVTEGFTKKLELVGVGYKASNQGNLLDLSLGYSHNIIFEIPSELKVATQQEKGQNPIITIEGIDKQLLGQVAAKLRSLRKPEPYKGKGVKYVGEVIRRKAGKAAGK, from the coding sequence ATGTCTCGTATAGGTAAACAACCGGTAACGCTTCCCGCAGGTGTTACTGCTACCTTAGGTAAGGATAATGTGCTCACCGTGAAAGGCCCTAAAGGCGAACTGAAACAAGCGATCGACAGGGATATCACTGTTGAGGTAAAGGATGGTGAGGTTAATTTCGCACGTCCTACCGACCAGATCCGTCACCGCGCTATGCACGGTCTGTACCGCGCACTCGTGGCCAACCTGGTAAAAGGTGTAACTGAAGGATTCACTAAAAAGCTGGAACTGGTGGGTGTAGGTTATAAAGCCTCCAACCAGGGTAACCTGCTTGACCTGTCTCTCGGTTACTCTCACAATATCATCTTTGAAATTCCCAGCGAACTCAAAGTTGCTACCCAGCAGGAAAAAGGTCAGAACCCCATCATCACGATCGAGGGTATCGACAAACAACTGCTCGGACAGGTAGCTGCCAAACTCCGCAGCCTCCGTAAGCCTGAGCCTTACAAAGGAAAAGGTGTTAAGTATGTTGGTGAAGTTATCCGTCGTAAGGCTGGTAAAGCTGCTGGTAAATAA
- the rpsH gene encoding 30S ribosomal protein S8 has protein sequence MVTDPIADFLTRIRNAQMAGHRIVEIPASNLKKRMTEILYDQGYILKYKFEDDNKQGVIKIALKYDPNSKEPAIKSLERISRPGLRQYASPAEFKRVKNGLGIAIVSTSRGVMTDKQAKLQNVGGEVLCYVY, from the coding sequence ATGGTAACTGATCCTATAGCAGATTTTCTGACCAGAATCCGTAATGCGCAGATGGCAGGCCACAGGATCGTGGAGATTCCCGCCTCTAATCTGAAAAAGCGTATGACCGAGATCCTGTACGATCAAGGCTATATCCTGAAATATAAATTTGAGGATGATAACAAACAAGGCGTGATCAAGATCGCCCTGAAGTATGATCCCAACAGCAAAGAGCCAGCTATCAAATCACTGGAAAGAATCAGCCGCCCTGGTCTGCGTCAGTACGCCAGCCCTGCTGAATTCAAGCGTGTGAAGAATGGTCTCGGTATCGCTATCGTGAGCACCAGCCGCGGTGTGATGACAGACAAGCAGGCTAAACTGCAGAACGTTGGTGGAGAAGTTCTCTGCTACGTTTACTAG
- the rpsN gene encoding 30S ribosomal protein S14, with the protein MAKESVKARQRKRERMVAQYAEKRAELKAAGEWQKLDELPKNSSKVRLKNRCQLTGRPKGYMRYFGISRVTFREMALNGKIPGVTKASW; encoded by the coding sequence ATGGCAAAAGAGTCAGTAAAAGCCAGACAAAGAAAGAGAGAACGCATGGTAGCTCAGTACGCTGAAAAACGTGCTGAACTGAAAGCTGCCGGTGAGTGGCAGAAGCTGGATGAGCTCCCAAAGAACTCTTCTAAAGTTCGTCTGAAAAACCGTTGTCAGTTAACCGGCCGTCCTAAAGGCTACATGCGCTACTTCGGTATTTCCAGGGTGACTTTCCGTGAGATGGCTTTAAATGGCAAAATTCCGGGAGTTACAAAAGCTTCCTGGTAA
- the rplE gene encoding 50S ribosomal protein L5, with protein MSTTKYTPRLADKYKKDVVPALMKRFSYGTVMQVPKLEKICLNRGVNGAVTDKKLVDIAIDELSNITGQKAVATLSKKDISNFKLRKAMPIGARVTLRGVKMYEFLDRLIATALPRVRDFKGVNDKAFDGRGNYTLGVTEQIIFPEIDIDKVNKITGLDITFVTTAGTNEEAYELLKELGMPFKNIRKDNQ; from the coding sequence ATGAGCACAACAAAATATACTCCGAGGTTAGCAGACAAGTACAAAAAAGATGTTGTACCTGCCCTCATGAAACGTTTCAGCTACGGCACGGTTATGCAGGTTCCCAAACTGGAGAAGATCTGCCTGAACCGCGGTGTGAACGGCGCTGTTACCGATAAGAAACTGGTGGATATCGCCATCGACGAACTGAGCAATATCACTGGTCAGAAAGCCGTGGCTACCCTTTCCAAGAAAGACATCTCCAACTTCAAACTCCGTAAGGCTATGCCCATCGGCGCCAGAGTTACCCTCCGTGGTGTGAAGATGTATGAATTCCTGGACAGGCTGATCGCCACTGCGCTCCCACGTGTACGTGACTTCAAGGGCGTGAATGATAAAGCATTCGACGGCCGTGGTAACTACACACTGGGTGTTACTGAACAGATCATCTTCCCTGAGATCGATATCGACAAGGTAAACAAGATCACAGGTCTGGATATCACATTCGTTACAACTGCAGGCACCAACGAAGAAGCTTACGAGCTCCTGAAAGAACTGGGCATGCCGTTCAAGAATATCAGAAAAGACAATCAGTAA
- the rplX gene encoding 50S ribosomal protein L24: MSNRFKPKFNIKKGDTVVVIAGDDKDATKPRKVLEVFPDKERVLVEGVNIVTRHTKPSARNTKGGIVKREAAIHISNVMLWDAKKGEGSRIKRTRENGKLVRVTKKSGEVIK; encoded by the coding sequence ATGAGCAACAGATTCAAACCTAAGTTTAATATCAAAAAAGGCGACACAGTGGTTGTGATTGCCGGCGACGATAAAGATGCTACCAAGCCCCGCAAAGTGCTGGAAGTTTTTCCAGACAAAGAGCGCGTACTGGTTGAAGGCGTTAACATCGTTACCAGACACACCAAGCCTTCTGCGCGTAATACCAAAGGCGGTATCGTTAAGCGCGAAGCTGCTATCCACATCTCCAATGTGATGCTGTGGGACGCTAAAAAAGGTGAGGGTAGCCGAATCAAACGTACACGCGAAAACGGTAAACTCGTTCGCGTTACCAAAAAATCCGGTGAAGTCATTAAATAA
- the rplN gene encoding 50S ribosomal protein L14, whose protein sequence is MIQQESRLNVADNSGAKEVLCIRVLGNSGQDYAKIGDKIVVTVKDAIPAGGIKKGTVVKAVIVRTKNKLRRKDGSYIRFDDNAVVLLNASDEPRGTRIFGPVARELRDKGYMKIISLAPKYSKQSFRHHPCDADPDEQYSHTR, encoded by the coding sequence ATGATTCAGCAAGAAAGCAGATTAAACGTAGCTGATAATAGTGGCGCCAAAGAAGTATTGTGCATTCGTGTGCTGGGTAACAGCGGACAGGACTATGCAAAGATCGGCGATAAGATCGTAGTAACGGTGAAGGACGCGATCCCTGCAGGCGGTATCAAAAAAGGTACTGTTGTTAAAGCGGTTATCGTTCGTACCAAAAATAAACTCCGTCGTAAAGATGGTTCTTATATCCGTTTCGACGACAATGCTGTTGTACTTCTCAACGCTTCAGACGAGCCACGCGGTACCCGTATCTTCGGACCCGTTGCCCGTGAGCTGCGCGACAAGGGTTACATGAAGATCATTTCACTGGCCCCGAAGTACTCTAAGCAGAGTTTTCGCCATCACCCGTGTGATGCCGATCCTGATGAACAATATTCTCATACGAGATAA
- the rpsQ gene encoding 30S ribosomal protein S17, protein MTERNLRKTRTGVVTSNKMVKTITVAVERKVKHPIYGKFVKKTTKFHAHDEKQECTVGDVVVIMETRPLSKTKRWRLVEVVEKAK, encoded by the coding sequence ATGACTGAAAGAAATTTGCGGAAAACAAGAACAGGAGTAGTTACCAGCAATAAAATGGTAAAGACTATCACTGTTGCCGTAGAAAGAAAAGTAAAACACCCTATTTACGGTAAGTTCGTAAAGAAAACTACGAAGTTCCACGCACACGACGAAAAGCAGGAGTGCACAGTAGGGGATGTAGTGGTAATCATGGAAACCCGCCCCCTGAGCAAAACAAAGCGCTGGAGACTGGTAGAAGTGGTGGAGAAAGCGAAGTAG
- the rpmC gene encoding 50S ribosomal protein L29, whose translation MSKKIEFVKSLQDLSASDLKARIQEDELRLKKLEFAHAISPLENPMSIRSLRKDIARLKTLLTQKSQQA comes from the coding sequence ATGTCTAAGAAAATAGAATTCGTAAAAAGCCTGCAGGACCTGAGCGCATCAGATCTGAAAGCCAGGATCCAGGAAGACGAACTTCGTCTGAAAAAGCTGGAATTCGCTCACGCTATTTCTCCCCTGGAGAATCCCATGAGCATCCGCAGTCTCCGTAAGGATATTGCACGCCTGAAGACCCTGCTGACCCAGAAGTCACAACAGGCATAA
- the rplP gene encoding 50S ribosomal protein L16, protein MLQPKRTKHRKAQKGRIREVAKRGSSIAFGSFALKALEPIWLTNRQIEAARQAMTRAMKREGNVWIRIFPDKPVTRKPLEVRMGKGKGNPEFWAAVVEPGRILFEADGVSLQVAKDALELAAQKLPIKTKFIVRRDYQA, encoded by the coding sequence ATGTTACAGCCTAAAAGAACGAAACACAGGAAAGCGCAGAAAGGACGCATCCGGGAAGTGGCCAAACGTGGTTCTTCCATCGCTTTTGGTTCATTCGCTTTGAAGGCCCTCGAACCTATCTGGTTAACCAACCGTCAGATCGAAGCCGCCCGTCAGGCAATGACACGTGCCATGAAGCGTGAGGGTAATGTGTGGATCCGTATTTTCCCTGATAAACCTGTTACCCGCAAACCACTTGAAGTGAGAATGGGTAAAGGTAAAGGTAACCCTGAATTCTGGGCTGCTGTAGTTGAACCAGGTCGTATCCTGTTCGAAGCTGATGGCGTTAGCCTCCAGGTTGCAAAAGATGCACTGGAACTGGCGGCACAAAAACTGCCGATCAAGACCAAGTTCATTGTTCGCAGAGACTATCAAGCATAA
- the rpsC gene encoding 30S ribosomal protein S3, protein MGQKTNPIGARLGIIRGWESNWYGNKKDFSTKLIEDNKIRTYLNARINKGGISKIVIERTLNKLIVTIHTSKPGIIIGKGGGEVDRIKEELKKLTGKDDVQINILEIRRPELDAMIVGDTIARQIENRINYKRAIKMAIASALRMGAEGIKIKVGGRLGGSEIARTEEIKQGRTPLHTLRMDIDYANVFALTVYGKIGIKVWICKGEVLGKRDLNPNFVGAKGEGDNRQEGGRSHHGDRRDDRRGGGDRRGGGDRRDNRGGGGGGQRRDNRKG, encoded by the coding sequence ATGGGTCAGAAAACAAATCCTATTGGTGCCAGGTTAGGAATCATCCGTGGTTGGGAATCTAACTGGTATGGTAACAAAAAAGATTTTTCTACCAAGTTGATCGAGGATAACAAGATCAGAACTTATCTGAATGCCCGTATCAACAAGGGAGGAATTTCCAAGATCGTGATCGAGCGTACGCTGAACAAGCTGATCGTAACGATCCATACCTCCAAGCCCGGTATCATCATAGGTAAAGGCGGTGGCGAAGTAGACCGTATCAAGGAAGAGCTGAAAAAGCTGACAGGTAAAGATGATGTTCAGATCAACATCCTCGAGATCCGTCGCCCTGAGCTCGATGCCATGATCGTTGGCGATACCATTGCCCGTCAGATCGAAAACCGTATCAACTATAAAAGAGCTATCAAGATGGCGATCGCTTCTGCTCTCCGCATGGGTGCTGAAGGTATCAAGATCAAAGTTGGCGGCCGTTTGGGTGGTTCTGAGATCGCCCGTACGGAAGAGATCAAACAAGGTCGTACTCCTTTGCATACACTGCGTATGGACATCGACTATGCTAATGTATTTGCACTGACTGTTTACGGAAAGATCGGTATCAAAGTATGGATCTGTAAAGGTGAAGTACTTGGTAAGAGAGACCTGAACCCCAACTTCGTTGGAGCGAAAGGTGAAGGTGACAATCGCCAGGAAGGTGGCCGTTCACATCATGGTGATCGTCGTGACGATCGTCGTGGAGGTGGTGACCGTCGCGGTGGTGGAGACAGAAGAGATAACCGCGGTGGCGGTGGTGGTGGACAACGCCGTGATAACAGGAAAGGATAA
- the rplV gene encoding 50S ribosomal protein L22, whose protein sequence is MEAVAKLRNYPTSPRRMRLLADEIRGMAAEKALALLEHHPQHSSTPLYKLLKSAVNNWEQKNEGKSAADANLVVKTIFVDGARTLKRMLPAPQGRAYRLRKRSNHVTIIVDAKN, encoded by the coding sequence ATGGAAGCAGTAGCTAAACTTAGAAATTATCCCACATCTCCTCGCAGAATGCGTTTGCTCGCAGACGAGATCCGTGGCATGGCAGCAGAAAAAGCACTGGCATTGCTGGAGCATCATCCGCAACACTCTTCTACGCCATTATACAAATTGCTGAAAAGTGCTGTGAACAACTGGGAGCAGAAGAATGAAGGAAAAAGTGCAGCAGATGCCAACCTGGTAGTAAAAACAATCTTCGTTGATGGCGCCCGCACCCTGAAAAGGATGTTACCTGCTCCGCAGGGAAGAGCTTACCGCCTTCGCAAGCGCAGCAATCACGTGACGATCATTGTAGATGCTAAAAACTAA
- the rpsS gene encoding 30S ribosomal protein S19: MARSIKKGPYVAARLEQKVLAINEGKAKKGVLKTWSRRSTITPDFVGHTLAVHNGNKFIPVYVTEFMVGHKLGEFAPTRNFKGHSSKKVA, from the coding sequence ATGGCTCGTTCGATAAAAAAAGGTCCTTATGTTGCTGCCAGGCTGGAACAAAAAGTTCTGGCGATCAATGAAGGTAAAGCCAAAAAAGGTGTGCTCAAGACTTGGAGCCGCCGTTCTACCATCACTCCTGATTTTGTAGGACACACACTGGCTGTGCACAATGGTAACAAGTTCATCCCTGTATACGTGACTGAGTTCATGGTAGGTCACAAACTGGGTGAGTTTGCACCAACGCGCAACTTCAAAGGACACTCAAGTAAAAAAGTAGCTTAA
- the rplB gene encoding 50S ribosomal protein L2 translates to MALKKYKPITAGTRWRIGNAYAEITTNEPEKSLLESAKNTGGRNVQGRRSMRYMGGGNKKMYRKIDFKRNKNGVPATVASIEYDPNRTAFIALLNYADGEKRYILAPQGLQVGATVVSGDAVTPEVGNALQMKNMPLGTNIHNIEMQPGQGGKLVRSAGTSAQLANKEEKYAVLKMPSGELRKVLINCYATVGIVSNGDHNLEMMGKAGRNRWKGIRPRNRGVAMNPVDHPMGGGEGRASGGHPRSRTGKYAKGLKTRTRGKGSDKLIIQRKNGKKLAK, encoded by the coding sequence ATGGCACTTAAGAAATACAAACCGATCACCGCAGGTACCCGTTGGAGAATTGGGAATGCGTATGCTGAGATCACTACCAACGAACCTGAAAAGTCTCTCCTGGAATCTGCCAAGAATACAGGCGGACGTAACGTGCAAGGCCGCAGGTCTATGCGCTATATGGGTGGTGGTAACAAAAAGATGTATCGTAAGATCGACTTCAAAAGAAACAAGAATGGCGTTCCTGCCACTGTAGCTTCTATCGAGTATGATCCAAACCGCACAGCTTTCATCGCCCTGCTGAACTATGCAGATGGTGAGAAAAGATATATCCTGGCTCCCCAGGGCTTACAGGTAGGCGCAACCGTAGTTAGCGGAGACGCTGTTACTCCTGAGGTTGGAAATGCGCTTCAGATGAAGAACATGCCACTCGGTACCAACATCCACAATATCGAGATGCAACCTGGTCAGGGTGGTAAACTGGTTCGTTCTGCAGGTACTTCTGCACAACTGGCCAACAAGGAAGAGAAATATGCAGTTTTGAAAATGCCTTCCGGTGAACTGAGAAAGGTGCTGATCAATTGCTACGCTACCGTAGGTATCGTGAGCAATGGCGATCACAACCTCGAGATGATGGGTAAGGCTGGTCGTAACCGTTGGAAAGGCATCCGCCCAAGAAACCGTGGTGTAGCGATGAACCCTGTTGATCACCCGATGGGTGGTGGTGAGGGCCGCGCTTCCGGTGGACACCCACGTAGCAGAACCGGCAAATATGCTAAGGGTCTGAAAACCCGTACACGTGGAAAGGGTAGCGATAAGCTGATCATCCAACGCAAAAACGGTAAAAAATTAGCAAAGTAA
- the rplW gene encoding 50S ribosomal protein L23 produces MKLSEVLIKPIVTEKSNKLTDARRTYAFRVNRKANKLEIKKAIQDFYGVNVIDVNTIVVPGKAKNRFTKAGFISGVKPAYKKAYITVAEGEAIDLYGNI; encoded by the coding sequence ATGAAACTCTCAGAAGTGTTGATAAAACCGATCGTTACCGAAAAGAGCAATAAGCTCACTGATGCCAGGAGAACTTATGCTTTTCGTGTAAATCGTAAGGCCAATAAACTGGAGATCAAGAAAGCGATCCAGGATTTCTACGGCGTGAACGTGATTGATGTGAACACCATCGTAGTTCCCGGAAAAGCAAAGAACCGCTTCACGAAAGCTGGTTTCATCTCTGGTGTAAAACCTGCTTACAAGAAAGCTTACATCACTGTAGCTGAAGGTGAGGCAATCGACCTGTACGGTAATATCTAA
- the rplD gene encoding 50S ribosomal protein L4, which translates to MQLDVLSIKGQKTGRSVELPDDIFGIEPNDHVIYLAVKQFLAAQRQGTHKVKTRLEVKGSSKKLHRQKGTGGSRKGNLRNPLYKGGGTIFGPKPRDYDFKLNRKVKDLAKVSALAYKAKENAIVIVEDLNFDAPKTKTFVDALKALNIDGKKALVILPEYNDNVYLSLRNLPRVEGTLISDMNTYDLVNAGVLVMTETTAKLFSEEEAVAEA; encoded by the coding sequence ATGCAATTAGATGTATTAAGCATAAAAGGTCAGAAAACAGGTCGCTCAGTTGAGCTCCCCGATGATATCTTCGGAATCGAGCCGAACGATCACGTTATCTACCTGGCCGTTAAACAATTCCTGGCTGCTCAGCGTCAGGGTACACACAAAGTGAAAACCCGTCTGGAAGTGAAAGGTTCCAGCAAGAAGCTGCACCGTCAAAAAGGAACTGGTGGTTCCCGTAAAGGTAACCTCCGTAACCCGCTGTATAAAGGTGGTGGTACTATCTTCGGACCCAAGCCCCGCGATTACGATTTCAAACTGAACCGTAAAGTGAAGGACCTGGCCAAAGTAAGTGCACTCGCTTACAAAGCAAAGGAAAATGCCATTGTGATTGTTGAAGACCTGAACTTCGACGCTCCCAAAACAAAAACTTTCGTTGACGCTCTGAAAGCGCTGAATATCGATGGCAAGAAAGCCCTGGTTATTCTGCCTGAGTATAACGATAACGTATACCTGAGCCTGCGCAATCTGCCAAGGGTGGAAGGTACACTGATCTCAGACATGAACACTTACGATCTCGTGAATGCGGGCGTACTGGTTATGACTGAAACCACTGCCAAACTCTTCAGCGAAGAAGAAGCAGTAGCAGAAGCTTAA
- the rplC gene encoding 50S ribosomal protein L3 yields MKGIIGKKVGMTSIFSPDGKQTSCTIIEAGPCVVTQVKTKETDGYSAVQIAYGDKKEKHTILAEKNHFAKANTPAKKVVKEFRDYSLEKTLGETISVEIFTEGETVDVVGTSKGKGFQGVVKRHGFSGVGEQSHGQHDRQRAPGSIGNSSDASRVFKGMRMAGRMGGDRVKVKGLKVVKIFPEKNYILVSGSVPGHIGAVVFVQK; encoded by the coding sequence ATGAAAGGAATTATTGGAAAAAAGGTCGGGATGACCAGCATCTTCAGTCCTGATGGTAAGCAAACTTCTTGCACCATCATTGAAGCTGGTCCCTGCGTAGTTACCCAGGTTAAGACAAAAGAAACCGATGGGTACAGTGCAGTGCAAATAGCTTACGGCGACAAAAAAGAGAAGCACACTATTCTCGCCGAAAAAAATCACTTCGCTAAGGCAAACACTCCCGCCAAAAAGGTCGTTAAAGAATTCCGCGACTATTCTCTCGAAAAAACATTAGGTGAAACTATCTCTGTAGAGATCTTTACTGAAGGTGAAACCGTTGACGTGGTTGGTACTTCAAAAGGTAAAGGTTTTCAGGGGGTAGTTAAACGTCATGGATTCAGTGGTGTTGGTGAACAATCACACGGTCAGCACGACCGCCAGCGCGCTCCGGGTTCTATCGGTAACTCTTCTGACGCTTCACGCGTATTCAAAGGCATGCGCATGGCAGGCCGTATGGGTGGCGACAGGGTGAAAGTGAAAGGACTGAAAGTGGTTAAGATTTTCCCTGAAAAGAATTATATCCTCGTGAGCGGATCAGTTCCCGGTCATATTGGAGCCGTTGTATTTGTTCAGAAATAA
- the rpsJ gene encoding 30S ribosomal protein S10, whose protein sequence is MSQRIRIKLQSYDHNLVDKSAEKIVKTVRSTGAVVTGPIPLPTRKKIFTVLRSPHVNKKSREQFQLCTHKRLLDIYTSSSRTVDALSKLDLPSGVEVEIKA, encoded by the coding sequence ATGTCTCAACGAATCAGAATCAAATTGCAATCATACGATCACAACCTGGTTGACAAATCAGCAGAGAAGATCGTGAAGACTGTGCGTAGCACCGGCGCTGTAGTAACAGGCCCTATTCCTTTACCTACAAGGAAAAAGATCTTTACAGTTCTGCGTTCACCACACGTGAATAAGAAGAGCCGTGAGCAATTCCAGCTCTGCACGCACAAACGTCTCCTGGATATTTATACTTCCAGCAGCCGTACAGTAGATGCGCTCAGCAAACTCGATCTGCCCTCCGGCGTAGAAGTTGAGATCAAAGCGTAA
- a CDS encoding S9 family peptidase yields MKRTFKSLIVLAVGVLSMNAIMAQELQWAKDGNSYYELDQKQGIVQIAPQSPSVVVMSKTQLTPANQKNVLDVASFSFSEDDQKILLFTDTRKVWRLNTKGNYWVYDKKAASLKQIGKGRPASSLMFAKFSPDGKKVAYVSEFNIYVEDLATGAIKKLTTDGSRKLINGTFDWVYEEEFFCRDGFRWSPDSRQIAFWQIDAKNTKDYLMINNTDSIYPVAVPVEYPIAGDAPSPFKIGVVDIASAKTSWMKVPNDKVLQSYVTRLEWAGNNELIMQHMNRRQNESNILLCDTRTGVSKSIYNEKDAAWIDVIQLWDEDYIWGGWDWINNGKEFIWPSEKDGWRHLYRVSRDGKETLITAGNYDVMDIVCIDEKGGYVYFMASPDNGTQKYLYRIAIDGKGTAERLSPASQQGMHSYDVSPNARYAVHGFSNYYTPGTSEMITLQDHKPVDGTSKIESNMAKADKSKSKLEFFKLKIAEGVEMDGWMVKPQNFDANKKYPVVFYVYTEPWGQNVKDQWGVGRNFLYAGDMTSDGYIYISIDNRGTPVPKGREWRKSLYRKIGQLNISDQAAAAREVLKWNFIDTSRVAVWGWSGGGSATLNLMFQYPDIYKTGISVAAISNLHTYDNIYEERYMGLPEENKQDYLAGSPLTYAKNLKGHLLYIHGTADDNVHYNNAEMLINELVKHNKQFQLMSYPNRTHSLAEGEGTFMHLATMYTNFLKQYCPPGAR; encoded by the coding sequence ATGAAAAGAACCTTTAAAAGTCTGATAGTTTTAGCTGTTGGCGTTTTGAGTATGAATGCCATCATGGCCCAGGAACTGCAATGGGCAAAGGACGGGAACAGCTACTATGAGCTGGACCAAAAGCAGGGTATCGTTCAGATAGCGCCCCAGAGTCCTTCCGTGGTAGTGATGAGCAAGACGCAGCTCACGCCGGCCAATCAAAAGAATGTGCTGGATGTTGCCAGCTTCAGTTTCTCAGAGGATGATCAGAAGATCCTGCTCTTTACCGATACACGTAAGGTATGGAGGCTGAATACAAAAGGTAATTATTGGGTGTACGATAAGAAAGCCGCCAGCCTCAAACAGATCGGCAAGGGCCGTCCCGCTTCGAGCCTCATGTTCGCAAAATTCTCCCCGGACGGAAAGAAAGTGGCATATGTAAGCGAATTCAATATCTATGTGGAAGACCTCGCCACCGGAGCCATCAAAAAGCTTACAACAGATGGCAGCCGCAAACTGATCAACGGAACTTTCGACTGGGTGTATGAAGAAGAGTTCTTCTGTCGCGATGGTTTCAGGTGGAGCCCAGATAGCCGTCAGATCGCTTTCTGGCAGATCGATGCCAAGAACACGAAGGACTACCTGATGATCAACAATACCGATTCTATCTATCCGGTGGCTGTGCCTGTGGAATATCCCATTGCAGGCGATGCGCCTTCTCCATTTAAGATCGGTGTGGTGGATATTGCTTCCGCCAAAACCAGCTGGATGAAAGTGCCCAACGATAAAGTACTGCAAAGCTATGTTACCCGCCTGGAATGGGCCGGCAACAATGAACTGATCATGCAGCATATGAATCGCAGGCAAAATGAAAGCAATATCCTGCTCTGCGATACCAGGACCGGCGTTTCCAAAAGCATCTATAATGAAAAGGATGCCGCCTGGATAGATGTGATCCAGCTCTGGGATGAAGACTATATCTGGGGTGGATGGGACTGGATCAATAACGGAAAGGAATTCATCTGGCCTTCTGAAAAGGACGGCTGGCGCCATCTCTACAGGGTAAGCCGCGATGGAAAAGAAACCCTCATCACAGCAGGCAACTACGATGTGATGGATATTGTTTGTATCGATGAAAAAGGAGGCTACGTTTATTTCATGGCTTCTCCCGATAACGGCACGCAGAAATACCTGTATCGCATTGCCATCGATGGAAAGGGTACTGCTGAAAGACTTTCACCCGCAAGCCAGCAGGGCATGCATTCCTACGATGTGAGTCCCAATGCGAGGTACGCTGTTCACGGGTTCTCCAATTACTACACACCCGGTACTTCCGAAATGATCACACTGCAGGACCATAAACCTGTGGATGGAACTTCGAAGATCGAAAGCAATATGGCAAAGGCCGATAAAAGCAAATCCAAACTCGAGTTCTTCAAACTGAAAATTGCCGAAGGCGTTGAAATGGATGGCTGGATGGTGAAGCCGCAGAACTTCGATGCCAATAAAAAATACCCCGTTGTATTCTACGTTTATACTGAACCGTGGGGACAGAACGTGAAAGACCAGTGGGGCGTAGGCCGCAACTTCCTCTATGCCGGTGATATGACCAGTGATGGCTATATCTATATCTCCATCGATAACCGCGGCACTCCTGTTCCGAAAGGACGCGAATGGAGAAAATCCCTTTACCGCAAAATCGGACAACTGAATATCAGCGACCAGGCCGCAGCAGCCCGCGAAGTGTTGAAATGGAATTTCATTGATACCAGTCGCGTAGCAGTATGGGGCTGGAGTGGCGGTGGTTCAGCCACCCTCAACCTGATGTTCCAGTATCCGGATATCTACAAAACAGGCATCTCTGTGGCGGCTATTTCCAACCTGCATACGTATGACAATATCTATGAAGAAAGATATATGGGCCTGCCTGAAGAGAATAAACAGGATTACCTGGCCGGTTCACCGCTCACTTATGCAAAGAACCTGAAAGGGCACCTGCTGTACATCCACGGCACTGCTGACGACAATGTGCATTACAACAATGCCGAAATGCTGATCAATGAGCTGGTGAAACACAATAAACAATTCCAGTTGATGAGCTATCCCAACCGCACGCATAGCCTTGCGGAAGGAGAGGGCACATTCATGCACCTGGCAACGATGTATACCAACTTCCTGAAGCAGTACTGTCCGCCCGGAGCCCGCTAG